In Lolium perenne isolate Kyuss_39 chromosome 5, Kyuss_2.0, whole genome shotgun sequence, the sequence aaccaaggttatcgaactagtaggaaatgaagatcacgtgaaggttgttggtgatggagtgtagtgcggcgcaacaccagggattccggtgccaacgtggaacctgcacaacacaatcaaactactctgccccaacttaacagtgaggttgtcaatctcaccagcttgctgaaaacaaaggattaaacgtacgttgtggaaaatgatgtttgcttgcagaaaacaaaagaaaacaatgattgcagtaggttgtatttcagatgtagaggcgggcatggtgatgtagagctctccggtgatgattcccctctccggcagggtgccggaggagatcttctgaacccccgagttagggttgacggcggcggcgtctctggaactgttttggtattttggctctcggtactagggttttcagagacgaaggaataaataggcgaaggggcagcgtcgggggagccagggggctccctccccacatcttggcgcggcagtggggccccccgcgctgccctatggggtgggccccctgctggccttcctcgactctttttcagtcttctggaacactccatggaaaatagggccgtgggcttttgtttcgtccaattccgagaatatttgtaaaccaacttttctgaaatcaaaaacagcagaaaacaggaactggcactgtggcatcttgttaatagtttagtcccagaaaatgcataaaaacattataaagcgtgaataaaacatgtatgtattgtcataaaactagcatggaacataagaaattatagatacgttggagacgtatcacatagcaACAGCACCCTGCCAAAGTCGCAGGTTGCTTAGTTCTTCGAACAACTAAAGCTTTGTAGAAGATATTTCCAATCATGTTTCTCATCAAATTTTAGAAACCATTAAGCTTTGTTTTTGCTACTGATCTGGGTGTCGTGGTTTCACAGTGGTAGCATTGTAATAGCACATTTTTCAACCATGTATGATTTTTCGCAATGAATATACTGGGTTGGATAAAGTATTCAGTCACAATTTACATCTTCAGTCATAGATGATATGGGGTCATTTTTATTCAGCATGGAGGCTTTTTTCCCAAGAAACCAACATGGAGGCAACCTTCTCTACTATGTTTATTGTTGAGCGCTCAAAGATGGAACACCTAAATTCAGCAAAATTTTAAGAAACTTCAGGTGTTGTAAAGCGAATAAGTAGTAAGTCATCATCAACTGTCAGTATGGTTCTGACTTGGAAAACCATGTCTTGTGCCATTCCCCGTGCAGTAATTTTTCTTACCGCTAACAAAATTAGATATCTAGCCATAAGAAAGCGAACATTCAGttatgaagtatggttgagtgctACAAACTGGGTATTCCTTTTACCATCATGTTTATCTATTAATTTATTTTTAATACTAAAAATTAATTCGTAGCAACACACGAGCAAATGTGATAGTAGTATGATCATAATTTCCACTACAAAAGGCAGTCTACCTCCATACGATATCCTGCTCTTGACGCACACATTGCATGATTAGTGTGAGAACCGGAACTTAACTTTCTTATCCTCATATGCTGCTCGTCAATCCCAAGATCAATGTTGATGACACAGCGAAATGTATATCATTACAGACGTACACAAATTTAATAATTACAAAGCTTGAATAGCCACATAGTGTGTCATTCATTACAATCAGAAAGCACAACGGAAAATAAAACGCGAAGTGACTCCATCTCATCCACATGCGTAGTCCACGATGCATCACTCTTCAATGTCATTGTAGTTGTCGTAGTCTTCCTTGTCTTTGCAGTACTCTGAATAACAATAAAAGTATTGCCATGAGTAAATAAAGTACTCAACACACCCCCTCGATGCAAGACCTAATATAGCTACACGAGGCTTCAACAGAAGGGTGTATGGTTCTTTTGCATAAAAGCTAATTTTATTTGAAATATACTTTATAAAGACATTTTAGACAAAAAAAAATTATAATGAGTGCAATTTTCTCATCAATGTGATTGTCCTTGACAACTCACTTATCTCAAAGGACCCGGATTCCAGGGAAAGAAGGAAAGGAGAGAGGCAAAGAGGGAAATACCAAGACAGGTTCATGCATGTCAAGAAGGATTCATGTGTTTTTCATGACCGtggacatggctattcgaatagttttaactctgcagaggttgtacactatgCCCACACGACACAACCTCGTCTTGTTGCCCACTAGACATCGCTAATTTAATACACACCACTTGGTGTACCGGCAGAGGGATCGTGACAAGGTATTTTAGCTTGATCTCCTAAAGATGTGACATGCCCACCGGTTCTCGCGCACGGTACTGAGAGTACGTCTCCAAATCGGTCCCCCCATCTGTGCCGAAGGTTCTCCCATAGGCAGCCACCTCATCTGCGGTACGGCGACATCAACACCTAAGGCTGACTAACTTACTTCACCAGGCcagtgcccatatagcatgtggttgtacggttgtCACAAACTTCAAATCCAAGACTTATCAGGATCCTTATGCGGCACGAACGACGGATTACCCCCTCCAGCTTGTGAAGGGCAACCAATCGCTCCTTCAACATTTGATTCAGCTGTCGCCCAAGAAATGTTTAGATGGTAAGTTTCACCCAGAGTAGAAGAGAGAGTACAGGAAACAACAACTCTCATTCATCCTGATAACTTAGCTTTTCGATAAGTCCTAAAGCGGCATGTCCTAAATTACGTCAGTATGCCAGGTTCGAGTCCCGGGACTCGAacttgaagtaggtttatgcggatttgccacaagagcaattaactggtacctgatccatcagatggACCAGCCTCATTTACCAACATCCGTGTACAATATAGATGACGAATAAAAATAGCGTCTTCACGGACTCGAAGTATTTACAAAAGAGATGAAGGATGGAGATTTTACCCGATTCTATGACTCgaataaaatctcgggggctactaacatGGGTATGCCTAATGAGCATGTCAGGTGTATACCCTTGGTTTATTTTTTCAGGTATCTTAGGAGTTGAAGGCCTATGGATCCGAAAGTTTGGAGCCCATGAAGCCGAAGATATGCGGTCCGAGGGAGCAGAGTCAATATAGGGAAACTAGTAGCAATATATGGAAAGGCCCAACGCGGCCCAATGTTTTtatacttgtacatcacgaaaagcCTCAGCTTCGCCTCGTATATAAGGGCGAAGCTGAGGTCGAAGAAAGGATCGATCATTGTTAAACCATAGCCACCGTTTCTTTCTAGTTAGGCGCCTTTATTCGTCTTACCATCTTCGAGTTCTACTTGCCCTCCACTTTCACGAAACCCTAAATCTACAATATATAGGCATTGATGAGTTGATACTTCATCAAATGCCTTCTCAAAATCTAACATAAGCAGGATTCCCTCCTGCTTGCTCACCCGAATATCATGTACGATCTCTATGAGCACACGGAGTGGTCGGTGAAGAATGTTTCTGCCTTTGATGAATGCAGTTTGGTTTGGGCTTATGATTCTGTTAGTAGTCGGATCGAGTTTAGTGGCATATATGCTTTGGAGATAATTTTGAAGATCACATTGATCAGGGCAATCGATATGTACTAGGATATCTGGTCCGCCCACAAGACTTTAGGAATAAGGAAAAAGATCCTAAACTTCAGTCTAGCAATATCGATACGTCACAGcacaaaatcattcagaatatgAAGAATGTCGTGTTTCACTTGCGGCCAGAATTTGTTGAAGAACGCAATTGTCTTCATCTCTTTAATAATAGCTTTGTGCTCCGCCTTAGAAAAAGTAAGCGCAATTAAGGGAGGTAACAcgtatttttttttttgccaaactttaagagtttttattttgttttcttttgcGTGGCAAAACTTTAGAGTTAACCCGCGCTCCTAAGCTACATGTGATAAGCTATTTCAACCAAAAAAAAGTCTTCCACGGTACGGCCGTACTTGTCGACCCGAATTCCCCAACGTTATGCAAGCTCTGGTATCCGAGTTTCTCCGTACACGTAACCTAATCGTGTTCGGCATCCAGAGTTTTATTTGGACTCCTCCACCCTGGTCTCCAGGTAGAAGTTGTCGAGAAACCAGGTATAGTAGTTGTACGTATATATAGTACTCCGTAAATAAACAGACGGAGGACCCTGACCTCGGGATCGTGTTTTGTTTTCTCGCGTTCCATAGTCGTTGGCTAACTCTCATGGCGGAAGGGGGCTGGGATGAGCTCCCGGACGATGTCGTCCAACAAATCGACGGGCGCCTTCCATGCCCGCTCGACCGCGTCTTCATGGCCGCCTGCTGCAAGTCGTGGCGCACAGCTCCCGTCGGGCCGCCCGCGCGTTCCCTCCCCTGCCTCATCCTCCCGCTCGTCCGAGGGCCGTCCGTCGCCTGCATCCTGGGCGGCGGCGCCCTGCACGGCCTCGACCTTCCGGCAGACGCGCGTCGCGCCCGTTTCTTCGGCTCCTACGAGGGCATGTGGGCGTTCGTGGCACTCCGCCGAAGAGACGGGCACGTGCTGCTGAACGTCCGCACCGGCGAGCGCATCCCGCTGCCGGACATCGAGTTCGGGAAAATCACGAGGTTCCGCCGCGCGGTTTACGACGAGAACGGAGCCATCCAGACGTTCAGATGGGCGGGGATCGGGGGCCCTCGCCGTCCCGTCATGATGCTCGCCGCGACCCTCTCTCGCGCGCCAGCGGTTGACGACGAGGAGTGCGTCGCCGGCGCCATACTCAACGTGCTCGGACCGGAAGGCCGCGTCAACCACTGGCGCTACGTCTGCTTCTGGCGCCTGGGCTCGCAGATGGCCATCCAGGCACAAGAGGTCAGCACCCATGTTGGGTGGTCGCCGCAAGACATCGCCTACTTCGACGGCCGCTTCTACGTGCTGACCAAGGGCGAGCACCTCCGGACCTACACCGTGCTTAACGAACCGGATCCGAACCGGGAGGGAGTGGATAATTTTCACGCCAAGTTGTGCAACCTCTACCACACCGGCCGCGGCCACAAGCCAGACGACGCAGTACGCCGCGCCGGATATCTCGTCGTCTCCCGCGGCCAGCTCCTGATGGTGGTCAAGGAGTGGATGCCCGACGACGGTGCCACCTCCTGCATCCGGCTCTTTGCGCTTACTCCGGCTGTCGTCCTACTCCACGATGATCCAGACTCCTCTCTCGCTTGGACTGCGGTAGAAAGCCTCGATGGCCGGCTGCTCGTCGTCGGCCCCGGCTGCTCGAGGGCATACGAGTGCGCCCACTTCCCATCCGGCTGCATTCAGGAGGGTGTATACTTTCTCGACGACCGCACCTACTACAACTACACCTTCTTCGCGCCCTACTTCCCCGAGCAGAGTAGTCCTGACGAGTTTAGCTGCACCGATAATGGCAGGTGCCGCCTGCTGCCGGCTCGCCCCGAGCATTGCTTCCCCATGAAGCCCGGGGAAAGCTCCATCTCCACTTACTCGCCGCCGGTCTGGCTCCTACCTTGAACCTGTACTGCGTGATGGACGACACGGCACAAGATTAATGCTCTCTACATCGTCTACAATTTGACAAGCGCATAAGATCTAGTGTGCATATACGATAGCATACTCATACttgctactccctccgtttcaaatTAGTTATCCTAGGTTTGGTTAGATTTTGTCTAGATACCATTGTATTTAACGCGTTTCAGTGTGCGGGTTTGTTTATTTTATTCATAATATTATATTATTCCACTccttccgattcatattaattaacTTAATTTTGATTAGACATGGATGTATCTAGTTAACAAACACATCTTGATACATATGTATCTAAGTAAATTTGAGTTAATTAATTTGAATTGGAGAGTACAcaagaaaagtgtatgtataagtttcTTACATAATATAAATGTCTGATTTTTTAAATCAATCTTACAAATATGTTTTACCCAATTTCTATTACGTGCTGGGTCTCCGTCTCGTCTTAGCTGGTGACCACTCGTGTCTACCGTCCGATCAAAATCAGACGGTCCGCTCTCCTCCGCGCTAACGTCCAAATTATTACCGACGAGGACGCCCGCACGCGTCGGCTACTCCCCTTCTTCCTCGCTCCGAAACTGCTCCGGATTTCTCTCTTCTCCCCTTGCGCTGCTCCGATTCTTCTCCAAATCCATGGCAGATCTTCTCCCCTAAATCGTTGCGCCGCCGATCTCGTCGTCGGGGGAGCCGCCGGGCTGCTCTGGTGAGCAGAATCTGTGTCGAGGACACGGGGATCGTCTCGCCCGTCGGCTCGATTTCGTCCCATTCGAGGTGGAGAGGAGGCGTCTGCGACGGCGTCTTGTTCTGCGTCGAGCCCGCGTCGATCCAAAGGTGGTACTCTGTTAGTGCTTCGATTTCGCACCCCGGCCCCTCTTACGTGGTTCGATTTTGTCCGATAGCTAGAGCTGTTCGTCCcatttgaggtggagaggaggcGTCTGTGACGGTGACTTGTTCTGCGTCGAGCCCGCCTCGGTCCACAGCTGGTACGCTGGTGAGTGCTTCGATTTCGCTCCCCTGGCCCCTCTTACTTGCTTCGATTTTGTTCCGATAGCTAGAGCTGTTCGTCCGCCTTGATGATTTTGTCTGTGGCGGAGATTTTTTTGGTCgtatccccgttgattttgtggaGGAAACTCATCGGCGGCTTGGCATAGTTTGCATTACTCCCACTGGTTTGTTTGATTCGCACCCGGATCATGTCGATTTTGATGATTAGTATCCCGATTTGCACTTGTACTGTTTGTTCATTGTCATACGTAGCACGACAAGTTTCGAGTTATCGTAGTAGTACTAGTAGCATATTGATTTGATGTACTAGCAATAGTAGAATCTCGTATTTCATCCTACGCCCCACAGATGGCTGTTATGTAGTTTTGAGTAGCTCAAGTTTTTTTGTGATGTACACTTGAGTAGTTCAAGTTGCTGTGATGAAATCCAATGTTTGCTGTGATTTTTTTTGAGTAGGTTTAAGTTGCTCTGATGAAATCCAATGTTGATGTGCTGTAATCCAATGTAGTTTTCAGTTGTTTTTGTCATTGATATTTGGATGTATATTCATGAAGTCATCAAGGTTGTAGGAAGATTTCTTCTTATTTTTTTTGATGGGTGGATGTGTTTAAGTGTTGTTGCATGTATTTTGTAATACTGTGGGTGTATAAAACTTTATTAACATGTTGTTTTGTATCTCCATTTTTAAGTCAGCAAAGGTTATAGGAGATTTGACTTACCCTTTTTGATGTATAATTATACACTGTGGGTGTATAAAACTTCATTAACATGTTGTGGTTTTGTATCTGCATTTTTCAAGTTATCAATGTTACAGAGAAAGATTTACTTACCCTTTGGATGTATATTTAAATACTGTTGGGTGTATAAAATTGAGGCTACAGAGAAATATTTTGAGTTATCCAATAAGCTTACAGAGAAATTTTTGAGTtaccctttggatgtatttttaaATACTGTTGGCTGTATAAAACTTAGAAACATGTTGTGTTTTTCTATCTGCATTTTCAAATCAGCAATGTTACAGAGAAATATTGAGTTACCCTTTTGGATGTATATTTAAATACTGTTGGGTGTATAAAACTTAGAAACATTTTGTGTCTTCTATCTGCATTTTCAAGTCAGCAATGTTACAGACAAATATTGAGTTACCCTTTGTATGTATATTTAAATACTGTTGGCTGTATATTTTAAAATATTTGAGTTACCCTTTGAGTTCTTCTTAGCATATCTGTTTTTGCAGTTAATTATGCTGCTGCTATTTGTAGATATTCCATGGGTTCTCATTAATTGCTGAGATGTTCTTCCAACATACAATTTTAAAATTCTGGCTTGTAGCAT encodes:
- the LOC127320851 gene encoding uncharacterized protein, with product MAEGGWDELPDDVVQQIDGRLPCPLDRVFMAACCKSWRTAPVGPPARSLPCLILPLVRGPSVACILGGGALHGLDLPADARRARFFGSYEGMWAFVALRRRDGHVLLNVRTGERIPLPDIEFGKITRFRRAVYDENGAIQTFRWAGIGGPRRPVMMLAATLSRAPAVDDEECVAGAILNVLGPEGRVNHWRYVCFWRLGSQMAIQAQEVSTHVGWSPQDIAYFDGRFYVLTKGEHLRTYTVLNEPDPNREGVDNFHAKLCNLYHTGRGHKPDDAVRRAGYLVVSRGQLLMVVKEWMPDDGATSCIRLFALTPAVVLLHDDPDSSLAWTAVESLDGRLLVVGPGCSRAYECAHFPSGCIQEGVYFLDDRTYYNYTFFAPYFPEQSSPDEFSCTDNGRCRLLPARPEHCFPMKPGESSISTYSPPVWLLP